One stretch of Cystobacter ferrugineus DNA includes these proteins:
- a CDS encoding PPC domain-containing protein, protein MKRLAWKAFTAAGLTLALVGCGPEMPAPEDLAGGTEFQEEKGPPPQEKVRALASSCTGSTSLVSGTPVTNISASAGEWSCTYTLNVPSGVTNLKFTTTSGSGDADLYVKFGSEPSQGVYDCLSNGSSNAETCAITTAQAGTYYVKVYGYKAVSGLSLTGSFTPSGPAGCTSTTTLSNGVPVNNLGVSEGSWSCIYLLYVPSGSSRVTFVSSGGSGDGDLYVRYGSSPNDTTYDCKSAGYGTDEVCTIDMPRSGTYYARLYGSGTFSGTSLTGLYTLTGNTGCTTTSGLVNNTPVSNVGAPASTFSCDYTLEVPSGATSLTFTTYGGSGGSARLYVKRGSAPTLSSYDCVSTSGTSTCTLTSPQSGLWHVRLYNASSSGTLSGATLRGTYVTSGGGTTGVLVNNQAVLDLSGATGSLRYWTITVPDGKAYLEVTATGGSGDADLYVRKDSRPDESNYGCRSMAGGNYERCYEGSPLPGTYYVMLKGYSDYSGVQLKAVYGP, encoded by the coding sequence TTGAAGCGTCTTGCATGGAAGGCTTTCACGGCGGCGGGGCTCACGTTGGCCCTGGTGGGATGTGGTCCCGAGATGCCGGCTCCCGAGGATTTAGCGGGCGGGACGGAGTTCCAGGAGGAGAAGGGCCCGCCTCCCCAGGAGAAGGTGCGGGCACTCGCCTCGAGTTGTACGGGCTCGACTTCCCTCGTCAGTGGCACGCCGGTGACCAATATCAGTGCCTCGGCGGGCGAGTGGTCCTGCACCTACACCCTGAACGTCCCGTCGGGGGTCACCAACCTCAAGTTCACCACGACCAGCGGCTCAGGGGACGCGGACCTGTACGTGAAGTTCGGTTCGGAGCCATCCCAGGGAGTGTATGACTGTCTCTCCAACGGGAGCAGCAACGCCGAGACCTGCGCCATCACCACCGCCCAGGCCGGGACCTACTACGTGAAGGTCTATGGCTACAAGGCGGTCTCCGGGCTCAGCCTGACCGGCTCGTTCACCCCCAGCGGCCCGGCGGGCTGCACCAGCACGACGACGCTCTCCAACGGCGTCCCGGTGAACAACCTCGGCGTGTCGGAGGGAAGCTGGTCGTGCATCTACCTGCTCTATGTGCCGTCGGGGTCGAGCCGCGTCACGTTCGTCTCCTCGGGAGGAAGTGGGGACGGGGACCTGTACGTGCGCTACGGCTCCTCGCCGAACGACACCACCTACGACTGCAAGTCGGCGGGCTATGGAACGGATGAGGTATGCACCATCGACATGCCGCGCTCGGGTACCTACTACGCGCGGCTGTATGGCAGTGGCACGTTCTCCGGGACGAGCCTGACGGGCCTGTACACCCTCACGGGGAATACCGGCTGCACCACCACGAGCGGGCTCGTCAACAATACGCCCGTGAGCAATGTGGGAGCGCCCGCCAGCACCTTCTCCTGCGACTACACGCTCGAGGTTCCCTCGGGGGCGACCAGCCTCACGTTCACGACCTATGGAGGGTCCGGAGGAAGCGCGCGCCTCTACGTGAAGCGGGGCTCCGCGCCGACACTGTCCTCGTATGACTGTGTTTCGACGTCGGGTACCTCGACCTGCACCCTCACGTCCCCGCAGTCAGGACTCTGGCATGTGCGTCTCTACAACGCATCCTCGTCCGGGACGCTCTCGGGGGCAACCCTGCGAGGGACCTACGTGACGAGCGGGGGAGGAACCACCGGGGTGCTCGTGAACAACCAGGCGGTGCTCGACCTGTCGGGCGCCACGGGCTCTCTCAGGTACTGGACCATCACGGTGCCGGACGGCAAGGCCTACCTGGAGGTGACCGCCACCGGGGGCTCGGGTGACGCCGACCTGTACGTCCGCAAGGATTCGCGGCCCGACGAGTCCAACTACGGGTGCCGCTCCATGGCCGGCGGGAACTACGAGCGGTGCTACGAGGGATCCCCGCTGCCTGGCACCTATTACGTGATGCTCAAGGGGTACTCGGACTACTCCGGCGTCCAGTTGAAGGCCGTCTACGGCCCCTGA
- a CDS encoding esterase-like activity of phytase family protein, which translates to MRRLLFLSSLCAMASGGIACSTTPNEPSTVKEPTLTSRAILPANLYQPGQPSGSLVTPDNGVTVPFAGQPIPGFSGILDAGGGEFWAMPDNGFGTKNNSGDFLLRIYRIRPDFRTERGGSGTIEVLGFVQLSDPEGKIPFTLSRQDRLLTGADFDLESVRRTAAGDFWFGEEFGPFLLHTDSTGKVLEAPIPLPNVQSPQNPFLPREDAWTLRASRGFEGMALSTDGKWLYPVLEGALRDDSDPRRRIVNQFDLTAGKYTDQKWNYRVDAEFPDAVIGDFTTLDDHRFLAIERDDDQGEQARQKKIYLVDMRRVDADGYLEKQLVVDLLRIRDPRGISLPARSGEFGVGDPFSFPLQSVESLEVLDSERLLIANDNNYPGSDGRWLTRDRPDDTELIIVRVPPLRP; encoded by the coding sequence ATGCGAAGGCTTCTATTTCTCTCCTCGCTCTGCGCCATGGCCTCAGGAGGAATTGCATGTAGCACCACTCCCAATGAGCCCAGCACGGTCAAAGAGCCCACCCTCACCAGCCGGGCCATCCTGCCCGCGAATCTCTACCAGCCAGGGCAGCCCTCGGGTTCGCTCGTCACCCCTGACAACGGTGTGACGGTGCCCTTCGCCGGTCAGCCGATTCCCGGCTTCTCGGGCATCCTCGATGCCGGTGGCGGTGAGTTCTGGGCCATGCCCGACAATGGTTTCGGCACGAAGAACAACTCGGGGGATTTCCTGCTCCGCATCTACCGCATCCGCCCTGACTTCCGCACGGAGCGGGGCGGCAGCGGTACGATCGAAGTGCTCGGCTTCGTGCAGCTCAGCGACCCGGAGGGGAAGATCCCCTTCACGCTCTCCCGTCAGGACCGGCTGTTGACCGGTGCCGACTTCGATCTCGAGTCCGTTCGCCGCACGGCGGCCGGCGACTTCTGGTTCGGAGAGGAATTCGGGCCCTTCCTCCTGCACACCGACTCAACGGGCAAGGTGCTCGAAGCGCCGATTCCCCTGCCGAACGTGCAATCGCCCCAGAACCCCTTCCTCCCCCGGGAGGATGCATGGACACTGCGCGCCAGCCGTGGCTTCGAGGGCATGGCGCTGAGCACCGATGGCAAGTGGCTCTACCCGGTGCTCGAGGGCGCGCTCCGCGACGATTCCGATCCCCGGCGCCGCATCGTGAATCAATTCGATCTGACCGCCGGCAAGTACACCGACCAGAAATGGAACTATCGGGTGGACGCCGAGTTCCCGGACGCGGTCATCGGCGACTTCACGACACTGGATGACCACCGCTTCCTCGCCATCGAGCGCGATGATGACCAGGGCGAGCAGGCACGGCAGAAGAAGATCTACCTGGTCGACATGAGACGCGTGGACGCCGATGGATACCTGGAGAAGCAGCTCGTGGTGGATCTGCTGCGGATTCGAGATCCTCGAGGAATCTCGCTCCCGGCCCGGTCAGGTGAGTTCGGTGTCGGGGACCCGTTCTCCTTCCCGCTTCAGTCCGTCGAGAGCCTCGAGGTTCTCGACTCCGAACGATTGCTGATCGCGAACGACAACAACTACCCTGGCAGTGACGGGCGCTGGCTCACTCGCGACCGGCCAGACGATACCGAGTTGATCATCGTCCGCGTGCCGCCACTGCGCCCCTGA
- a CDS encoding winged helix-turn-helix transcriptional regulator — MNTLERKAPVTETTSLPEPCPLVEFVTLVSGKWAIPLLYRLIISGGPVRFRELQRAARPITQKELTKQLRLLETRGLVHRTAYPEMPPRVEYEATPVARQLLGSLESIAAWMRTHGRSLRSEKPTAPGRTAGHAPLEKSK, encoded by the coding sequence ATGAACACGCTGGAGCGCAAGGCCCCCGTGACAGAAACGACCTCGCTGCCCGAGCCATGTCCGCTCGTCGAGTTCGTGACCCTGGTTTCGGGGAAGTGGGCGATCCCCCTGCTCTACCGCCTCATCATCAGCGGCGGGCCGGTTCGTTTCCGTGAGCTGCAGCGAGCGGCCCGCCCGATCACGCAGAAGGAACTCACCAAGCAACTCAGACTGCTCGAGACACGTGGGTTGGTCCACCGCACGGCCTATCCTGAAATGCCGCCACGCGTCGAATACGAGGCCACCCCCGTGGCTCGCCAACTGCTCGGCTCCCTGGAGTCGATCGCGGCCTGGATGCGCACGCACGGACGGTCGCTGCGTTCCGAGAAGCCGACCGCTCCCGGGCGGACCGCCGGTCACGCTCCTTTGGAGAAGTCGAAGTAG
- a CDS encoding glycine--tRNA ligase yields MAAQTMEQLVSLCKRRGFIFPGSAVYGGLQGTYDYGPLGVELKNNLKLAWWRANVWEREDMEGIDAAILMNKLTWRYSGHEETFVDPMVDCKNCKMRWRADQISGKCPNCASTELTEPRPFNLMFKTQIGPVPDPESFSYLRPETAQGIFVNFKHVLDSTSRKLPFGIAQIGKAFRNEITPRNFIFRVREFEQMEIEFFVRPGEDEGWHKKWVEDRINWWLSVGLSRQNLEPYHQKPEELAHYAKATVDLLYRFPHGLEELEGIANRTDYDLGSHSKDQGALGLKARVSPNSHSTDKLTWFDPETKQHVVPFVIEPSAGVDRGVLALLSEAYAEEQVKPAPVDRLKPVEEALGTFLKSVGRNEKLPAQAKEALLAEGERIAHALGERLPSIAGLLSMPGAESIEVAKKLRGQVDPVVDEFYRTVLHFKPHLAPIKVAVLPLKKNHPEIVSTAKSIRRKLQSSGAMRIVYDDTGAIGKLYRRQDEIGTPFCITVDFDTLGEGKDAALANTVTVRHRDSMAQERVAISELETYLREKMQSGA; encoded by the coding sequence ATGGCCGCGCAGACGATGGAGCAGTTGGTTTCCCTGTGTAAGCGCCGGGGATTCATCTTTCCTGGCTCGGCGGTCTACGGCGGTCTTCAGGGCACCTATGACTACGGTCCGCTCGGCGTCGAGCTGAAGAACAACCTCAAGCTCGCCTGGTGGCGCGCCAACGTCTGGGAGCGGGAGGACATGGAGGGGATCGACGCGGCGATCCTGATGAACAAGCTGACCTGGCGCTATTCTGGCCACGAAGAGACCTTCGTGGACCCGATGGTCGACTGCAAGAACTGCAAGATGAGGTGGCGCGCGGATCAGATCTCCGGCAAGTGCCCGAACTGCGCGTCGACGGAGCTCACCGAGCCGCGTCCGTTCAACCTGATGTTCAAGACCCAGATCGGACCGGTGCCGGACCCCGAGTCGTTCTCGTACCTGAGGCCCGAGACGGCGCAGGGCATCTTCGTCAACTTCAAGCACGTCCTCGACTCCACGTCGCGCAAGCTCCCGTTCGGTATCGCGCAGATCGGCAAGGCGTTCCGCAACGAAATCACCCCGCGCAACTTCATCTTCCGGGTGCGCGAGTTCGAGCAGATGGAGATCGAGTTCTTCGTCCGCCCGGGCGAAGACGAAGGGTGGCACAAGAAGTGGGTGGAGGATCGGATCAACTGGTGGCTGTCGGTGGGTCTGTCCCGGCAGAACCTCGAGCCGTACCACCAGAAGCCCGAGGAGCTCGCCCACTACGCCAAGGCGACGGTGGACCTGCTCTACCGCTTCCCGCACGGTCTGGAAGAGCTCGAGGGCATCGCCAACCGCACCGACTACGACCTGGGGTCGCACAGCAAGGACCAGGGCGCGCTCGGGTTGAAGGCGCGCGTCAGCCCCAATTCGCACAGCACCGACAAGCTCACCTGGTTCGATCCCGAGACGAAGCAGCACGTGGTGCCCTTCGTGATCGAGCCGTCGGCTGGCGTGGACCGCGGTGTGCTCGCGCTCTTGAGCGAGGCCTATGCGGAGGAGCAGGTGAAGCCCGCTCCAGTGGACCGCCTGAAGCCGGTGGAAGAGGCGCTCGGCACGTTCCTCAAGTCGGTGGGCCGCAACGAGAAGCTTCCGGCTCAGGCGAAGGAGGCCCTCCTCGCCGAGGGCGAGCGGATCGCCCACGCGCTCGGCGAGCGGCTGCCGTCCATCGCGGGGCTCCTGTCGATGCCCGGCGCGGAGAGCATCGAGGTGGCCAAGAAGCTGCGCGGCCAGGTGGATCCGGTGGTCGATGAGTTCTACCGGACGGTGCTGCACTTCAAGCCGCACCTGGCGCCCATCAAGGTAGCGGTGCTGCCGCTCAAGAAGAACCACCCGGAGATCGTCAGCACCGCCAAGAGCATCCGGAGGAAGCTCCAGTCGAGCGGCGCGATGCGCATCGTCTACGACGACACCGGGGCAATCGGAAAGCTCTACCGGCGCCAGGACGAAATCGGCACACCGTTCTGCATCACGGTCGACTTCGACACGCTCGGCGAGGGCAAGGACGCGGCGCTCGCGAACACGGTCACCGTGCGTCACCGCGACAGCATGGCGCAGGAACGTGTTGCCATCTCCGAGCTCGAGACCTACCTGCGAGAGAAGATGCAGTCAGGCGCCTGA
- a CDS encoding VOC family protein: protein MEKISPCLWFDGQAEEAARFYVSLVPNSRIDEVVRSPADNPGMRAGNVLTVVFTLGGQRFVGLNGGPHFKFNEAVSFQIYCEDQAEVDRLTEALSAHPEAEQCGWVKDRFGLSWQIVPRRLQELLSSPDAARARRAMEAMLKMKRIDISAIERAAAGGA from the coding sequence ATGGAGAAGATCAGTCCCTGCCTCTGGTTCGACGGACAGGCCGAGGAGGCCGCCCGTTTCTACGTATCGCTCGTGCCCAATAGCCGGATCGACGAGGTGGTGCGCTCGCCCGCGGACAACCCGGGCATGCGTGCGGGCAACGTTCTGACGGTCGTGTTCACACTCGGCGGCCAGCGCTTCGTCGGGCTCAACGGTGGCCCGCACTTCAAGTTCAACGAAGCGGTGAGCTTCCAGATCTACTGCGAGGATCAGGCCGAGGTCGACCGGTTGACCGAGGCGTTGTCGGCGCATCCCGAGGCCGAGCAGTGCGGCTGGGTGAAGGACCGGTTCGGCCTGTCGTGGCAGATAGTTCCCCGCCGCCTGCAGGAACTGTTGAGCAGCCCAGATGCCGCGAGAGCCCGGCGCGCGATGGAGGCGATGCTGAAGATGAAGCGGATCGACATCTCCGCGATCGAGCGCGCCGCGGCGGGCGGCGCCTGA
- a CDS encoding malonic semialdehyde reductase, producing the protein MAEPLCDLVLDRVFRTARTFNSFTDRPVDEATLRALYELWKWGPTSTNQQPLRVVWCVSDSAKARLAALCAPGNAKKVLAAPVSAVLGMETNFVHYLPRVFPHTDARGWYGDNRKLIEESSFRNSSLQASYLIIAARLLGLDTNPMSGFDEEKVNEAFFAGTTVRVNFITTLGYGDPSTLHPRAPRLEFEETNLIR; encoded by the coding sequence ATGGCCGAGCCCCTTTGTGATCTTGTGCTGGATCGGGTGTTCCGCACAGCGCGCACCTTCAACAGCTTCACCGACCGTCCAGTCGACGAAGCGACCCTCCGAGCGCTGTATGAGCTCTGGAAATGGGGACCCACATCGACGAACCAGCAACCGCTCCGTGTGGTCTGGTGCGTCAGCGACTCGGCGAAAGCCAGACTGGCGGCACTCTGCGCTCCTGGGAATGCCAAGAAGGTGCTGGCCGCGCCGGTGAGCGCCGTGCTCGGCATGGAAACGAACTTCGTCCACTATCTGCCCCGGGTGTTCCCTCACACCGACGCGCGCGGATGGTATGGCGACAACCGGAAGCTTATCGAGGAGTCCTCTTTTCGGAACTCCTCACTTCAGGCCTCCTATCTCATCATCGCGGCCCGATTGCTCGGCCTGGACACCAACCCGATGTCCGGCTTCGACGAGGAGAAGGTCAACGAGGCTTTTTTCGCGGGAACCACCGTGCGGGTGAACTTCATCACGACGCTGGGCTATGGCGACCCCTCCACGCTCCACCCACGCGCTCCGCGGCTTGAATTCGAGGAAACGAACTTGATCCGATAG
- a CDS encoding RICIN domain-containing protein produces MFLLSLVGAVTPGCGGALSDGGSDEALGGLAEALSVDTSKTYNIVGVGSDKCVQPKGGSTGAGTDAVISTCSGGVAQRFQFIAQSGGYYSIKNVSSGLCLDVTDASTSSGALIKQWSCSGGAYQQFLIDDAGSGTVKLTARHSGLVIDVIGGGTGNGTGLQQWGWGGSTNQKFTLVASGTSGGGGDPCAISLSDKPDGFAAQSGGTTGGGNATPIQVTTTSQLKQYLEDGQARVLHILNDLDFRTAARTVSGCEKKASCDALGKSIKEFRVGSTCNSDEVTSTRTRNEITINVKSNKTVIGMGDGVTLRGVSFNLGNQENLIFRNLDIRDVNPGLIEAGDGFTLTASKHVWIDHCSFALISDGYIDVGTTAAETSTHPDYITLSWSYIDGRTPYQCGGQHSFVNFANNAKMTWHHNWYDNSSGRNPKLGGALMQAHLYNNYWLNTSYFCITAAENAQARVESNYFENASKPHWLQSPGAIAIDGGNVYTGKSTSSSRDVGGSVFSVPYSYTKDSGTAARDRVKACSGPRRIQ; encoded by the coding sequence TTGTTTCTGCTGTCCCTCGTGGGGGCCGTCACGCCGGGCTGCGGGGGAGCCCTCTCTGATGGCGGGTCGGACGAGGCCCTCGGAGGCCTCGCCGAGGCGCTCTCCGTCGATACCAGCAAGACGTACAACATCGTCGGAGTGGGAAGCGACAAGTGCGTACAACCCAAGGGCGGTAGTACGGGGGCTGGGACCGACGCGGTGATCTCGACCTGCAGCGGGGGAGTTGCCCAGCGGTTCCAGTTCATTGCTCAGTCGGGCGGCTACTACAGCATCAAGAATGTCTCCAGCGGCCTGTGTCTCGACGTCACGGATGCATCGACGAGCAGCGGCGCTCTGATCAAGCAGTGGTCCTGTTCGGGCGGGGCCTACCAGCAGTTCCTGATCGATGACGCCGGCAGTGGGACGGTGAAGCTGACCGCTCGCCACAGTGGCCTGGTGATTGACGTCATCGGCGGGGGGACGGGCAACGGGACGGGGCTCCAGCAGTGGGGTTGGGGTGGGTCGACGAATCAGAAGTTCACGCTGGTGGCCAGCGGCACGAGTGGTGGGGGGGGCGATCCCTGCGCCATCTCCCTCTCCGACAAACCCGACGGCTTCGCCGCCCAATCGGGTGGTACCACGGGGGGAGGAAACGCCACCCCGATCCAGGTCACGACGACCAGCCAGCTCAAGCAGTACCTGGAGGATGGCCAGGCACGCGTGCTCCACATCCTGAATGACCTGGACTTCAGGACCGCGGCGCGCACCGTGTCGGGGTGCGAGAAGAAGGCGTCCTGTGACGCCTTGGGCAAGTCCATCAAGGAGTTCCGGGTGGGGAGCACCTGCAACTCGGATGAGGTGACGTCTACCCGTACGCGCAACGAGATCACCATCAACGTCAAATCCAACAAGACGGTGATCGGCATGGGCGACGGGGTCACCCTTCGTGGGGTGTCGTTCAACCTCGGAAACCAGGAGAATTTGATCTTCCGCAATCTCGACATCCGCGACGTGAATCCAGGTCTCATCGAGGCGGGTGACGGCTTCACGCTCACCGCGTCGAAACACGTGTGGATCGATCACTGCTCGTTCGCGCTCATCAGCGATGGCTACATCGACGTTGGCACCACGGCCGCCGAGACCAGCACCCATCCCGACTACATCACGCTCTCGTGGAGCTACATTGATGGGCGGACTCCGTACCAGTGTGGCGGTCAGCACAGCTTCGTGAACTTCGCCAACAACGCCAAGATGACCTGGCACCACAACTGGTACGACAACAGCTCGGGAAGAAATCCGAAGCTCGGTGGCGCTCTGATGCAGGCCCACCTCTACAACAACTACTGGCTCAACACGTCCTACTTCTGCATCACCGCCGCGGAGAATGCGCAGGCGCGTGTCGAGAGCAACTACTTCGAGAACGCGAGCAAGCCGCATTGGCTCCAATCTCCGGGCGCGATCGCGATCGACGGCGGGAACGTCTACACCGGCAAGTCGACGTCCAGTTCCCGGGATGTCGGCGGCAGCGTGTTCTCGGTCCCCTACTCGTACACGAAGGATAGCGGCACGGCCGCGAGGGACCGCGTCAAGGCGTGCTCTGGACCGCGGCGGATTCAATAG
- a CDS encoding beta-mannosidase, whose amino-acid sequence MTENTQIDLGGVWSLEAEGQRPDLKISIPGDVHSALQEQGIIPAPYFGKNEAEVQWVAHKDWRLSRGFRLDASDLDGSWYLDLDFVDTVATIRVNGERVLETDNCFRRYRPDISKFLVAGENTIEVILHSPVEAGKAIHDRQPFEVPWTRNSPIPYGNLLRKPQCHFGWDWNIALAPLGLYGTVKLRKMEPARIEHLMVKQFHRANGSVELDVVLTLFAVDPCVLPVEFEFDGETVRLDCSANAGETVHHQRFVVERPRLWWPAGSGKQELYELKVTIPGETVARQVGLRTIELITDKDEAGARFAFKVNGREIFCKGANWIPADALFSKTSPEKTEALLRSAVEANMNMLRIWGGGFYEHDWFYDTCDRLGLMVWQDFMFACNLYPSTPEFLDNVAAEVDYQVRRLSHHASIALWCGDNELVGALNWFEVSQKNRDRYLVSYDRLNRTIEVAAKKANPEIIWWPSSPSRGYLNFGDAWHADGSGDMHFWSVWHENKSFDHYRSVKPRFCSEFGFQSYTSNLLISRFADKKDFNIASPVMEVHQKNPGGNERIAGTMFRYFRFPNDFYNFVYLSQIQQGLAIKTAVEFWRSLKPHCMGTLIWQLNDTWPVASWASLDYGGNWKALHYQARRFFEPVSIFAIPSADGKVIDMAMVNDTTQPTEVSAEFFTVSMDGQRSPLTTARGTCRPDAASTLISLPANSVPAGSLLVWSYSATNGSSGRGHHVNSTYKQLELEPPGLSARTVRRADGSYELTLSSKGLALFVMIEADIEGRFSDNAFDLTAGESQTILFTPAEQGAEAEFTLRDLYSCQAVDGKGDFEAGF is encoded by the coding sequence ATGACTGAGAACACCCAAATCGACCTTGGTGGCGTCTGGTCGCTCGAGGCCGAAGGCCAGCGGCCGGATCTCAAGATCAGCATACCGGGCGACGTCCATTCCGCCTTGCAGGAGCAGGGCATCATACCCGCTCCCTACTTCGGCAAGAACGAAGCCGAGGTGCAATGGGTAGCGCACAAGGACTGGAGGCTCTCGCGCGGCTTCCGGCTGGACGCTTCCGATCTGGATGGGAGCTGGTATCTCGACCTGGATTTCGTCGATACGGTCGCGACCATCCGCGTCAATGGCGAGAGGGTGCTGGAGACCGACAACTGCTTCCGCCGCTATCGGCCCGACATATCGAAATTCCTCGTCGCGGGAGAGAACACGATCGAGGTCATCCTGCATTCCCCAGTCGAGGCCGGCAAGGCGATCCATGATCGGCAGCCCTTCGAGGTGCCGTGGACCAGGAACTCGCCGATTCCATACGGAAACCTGTTGCGCAAGCCACAATGCCACTTCGGCTGGGACTGGAACATCGCGCTCGCGCCGCTCGGCCTCTACGGCACGGTCAAGCTGCGCAAGATGGAGCCGGCGCGCATCGAACATCTCATGGTCAAGCAGTTCCATCGGGCGAACGGCTCGGTCGAACTCGATGTCGTCCTGACCCTCTTCGCCGTAGACCCTTGCGTGCTGCCGGTCGAATTCGAATTCGACGGCGAGACGGTGCGGCTCGATTGCAGTGCGAATGCCGGAGAGACGGTGCACCACCAGCGCTTCGTCGTCGAGCGGCCACGCCTCTGGTGGCCCGCCGGCAGCGGCAAGCAGGAACTCTATGAGCTCAAGGTCACGATCCCTGGCGAGACCGTAGCCCGCCAGGTCGGCCTCCGCACGATCGAACTCATCACCGACAAGGACGAGGCAGGCGCCCGCTTTGCCTTCAAGGTCAACGGCCGTGAGATCTTCTGCAAGGGCGCGAACTGGATTCCGGCCGACGCGCTCTTCTCCAAGACGAGCCCCGAGAAGACCGAGGCGCTCTTGCGGTCGGCGGTCGAAGCGAACATGAACATGCTCCGCATCTGGGGCGGCGGCTTCTACGAGCACGACTGGTTCTACGACACCTGCGACCGGCTGGGCCTGATGGTCTGGCAGGACTTCATGTTCGCCTGCAACCTCTATCCCTCGACGCCCGAATTCCTCGACAATGTCGCGGCCGAGGTGGACTACCAGGTGCGGCGGCTCTCGCATCACGCCTCGATCGCGCTCTGGTGCGGAGACAACGAACTCGTGGGCGCCCTCAACTGGTTCGAGGTCTCCCAGAAGAACCGCGATCGCTACCTCGTCTCCTACGACCGACTGAACCGGACGATCGAGGTCGCCGCGAAGAAGGCCAATCCGGAGATCATCTGGTGGCCGTCGAGCCCGTCCCGCGGCTATCTCAATTTCGGCGATGCCTGGCATGCCGACGGTTCCGGCGACATGCATTTCTGGTCGGTCTGGCACGAGAACAAGTCGTTCGACCATTACCGCTCGGTCAAGCCGCGTTTCTGCTCGGAATTCGGCTTCCAGTCCTATACGTCGAACCTGCTGATCAGCCGGTTCGCCGACAAGAAGGACTTCAACATCGCGTCTCCGGTGATGGAGGTGCACCAGAAGAATCCTGGCGGCAACGAGCGCATCGCGGGCACCATGTTCCGCTACTTCCGGTTCCCAAATGATTTCTACAACTTCGTCTATCTCTCGCAAATCCAGCAGGGTCTGGCGATCAAGACCGCCGTCGAATTCTGGCGGTCGCTGAAGCCCCATTGCATGGGCACGCTCATCTGGCAGCTCAACGACACCTGGCCGGTGGCCTCCTGGGCGAGCCTGGATTACGGCGGCAACTGGAAGGCCCTGCATTATCAGGCGCGGCGCTTCTTCGAGCCCGTCAGCATCTTCGCGATCCCGTCAGCCGACGGCAAGGTGATCGACATGGCCATGGTCAACGACACCACCCAACCCACCGAGGTTTCGGCCGAGTTCTTCACGGTCTCGATGGATGGCCAACGCTCGCCGCTGACCACCGCGCGCGGAACCTGTCGGCCGGATGCCGCCTCCACGCTGATTTCGCTGCCGGCCAACAGCGTGCCCGCGGGGAGCCTGCTCGTGTGGTCCTATTCAGCGACGAACGGTTCGTCGGGCAGGGGGCACCACGTCAACAGCACCTACAAGCAGCTCGAACTGGAGCCGCCGGGGCTCTCTGCCCGCACGGTCCGGAGGGCCGACGGCAGCTACGAACTCACGCTTTCGTCCAAGGGACTGGCACTCTTCGTGATGATCGAGGCCGATATCGAGGGCCGGTTCTCCGACAATGCCTTCGATCTCACCGCGGGCGAAAGCCAGACCATTCTCTTCACGCCGGCAGAACAGGGGGCGGAAGCGGAATTCACCCTCCGCGACCTCTACTCCTGCCAGGCGGTCGACGGCAAAGGCGATTTCGAAGCGGGTTTTTAG
- a CDS encoding winged helix-turn-helix transcriptional regulator: MKRWYDDACGTAHALELVGERWALLIVRELMFGARRFSELRGDLPGISANVLTQRLEGLEAAGILTRRKLPPPASVQVYELTPWGYESEPIFQVMGRWAVRSPDHDPTLPLSPAALMLSFRTMLAPERAAGLQATVGFRCGEQSFVARLDAEGLAISRGEPVDPDVSFEGDPMTLASVVYGGRPIADAEAAGALRVGGHRALARRFVTLFPLPAKVGAR; the protein is encoded by the coding sequence ATGAAGCGCTGGTACGACGATGCCTGTGGCACCGCCCATGCGCTGGAGCTGGTAGGCGAGCGCTGGGCGCTGCTGATCGTGCGCGAGCTGATGTTCGGCGCGCGCCGGTTCAGCGAGCTGCGCGGCGACCTTCCAGGAATCAGCGCCAACGTGCTCACCCAGCGGCTGGAGGGGCTGGAGGCGGCGGGAATCCTCACGCGCCGCAAGCTGCCTCCCCCCGCGAGCGTCCAGGTCTACGAGCTCACGCCCTGGGGATACGAAAGCGAGCCCATCTTCCAGGTGATGGGTCGCTGGGCGGTCCGCTCGCCGGACCACGATCCCACCCTCCCCCTGTCCCCGGCGGCCCTGATGCTGTCCTTCCGGACGATGCTCGCGCCCGAGCGCGCCGCCGGGCTCCAGGCGACCGTGGGCTTTCGCTGCGGGGAGCAATCGTTCGTGGCGCGATTGGATGCCGAGGGCCTGGCGATCTCACGTGGCGAGCCGGTGGACCCCGACGTGTCGTTCGAGGGCGACCCGATGACCCTCGCGAGCGTCGTCTATGGCGGCCGCCCCATCGCCGACGCGGAGGCGGCCGGCGCGCTGCGGGTGGGCGGCCACCGCGCACTGGCCAGGCGGTTCGTCACCCTCTTCCCACTGCCAGCCAAGGTCGGCGCGCGGTGA